A section of the Styela clava chromosome 9, kaStyClav1.hap1.2, whole genome shotgun sequence genome encodes:
- the LOC120338742 gene encoding protein zyg-11 homolog B-like, protein MTSNSGNDVQNLLECPVCMESYEESGRRTPKMLPCQHSFCVNCLKTISSGGRIQCPSCRRQICIPVKELPTSLVLIQLLDARGTSSKKDNDNALVKYIHWLYNWIAYGLRRFIQIATTTFFLVSLFLRNAALSVTWIIEVITRPIPDFLEATLDAAKDKIKKIRSFRDNLFASITLIPLPTTSNSMKSECLNFAHLLIENMSKNRKLEKISKSRKLALEQKCLYLLNEMSENLSRSDNANLGDIKNVEALLSILKKKLRARSRDSTFFNLLSLFIRLTDETPSTCRNIVDAEGLTIFCLLLKEKHFSSCVGDVLLILSNLAEEPETRQHFLKDKHGIVGHILKLMNSRETPTSYCAALVISRLLTIDLKEWKKLTNSPNLRNRALSDMSNCVIKWDTASEIGITFRSFKPFYPLLQRYDAPPLQLFAVWTIWKFCLNPDKKYQQILINEQGIDYLLELTENPYADNFVKMFAVLTLKLIKQRFL, encoded by the exons ATGACATCGAATAGCGGCAATGACGTTCAAAACCTACTGGAATGCCCGGTGTGCATGGAGTCGTACGAAGAATCCGGGCGACGGACACCAAAAATGCTCCCTTGTCAGCATTCCTTTTGCGTTAACTGTTTAAAAACTATTTCCAGTGGGGGAAG AATCCAGTGTCCAAGTTGTCGTAGACAAATCTGTATCCCTGTTAAAGAACTTCCCACAAGTCTCGTTCTTATTCAGCTACTCGATGCTAGAGGAACATCGTCAAAGAAGGATAACGATAAT GCGCTGGTAAAATACATTCATTGGCTTTACAACTGGATAGCATATGGGTTACGTCGCTTCATTCAAATCGCAaccacaactttttttttggtGTCACTTTTTCTTCGTAATGCAGCATTGTCAGTAACATGGATTATCGAAGTAATAACCCGCCCAATTCCTGACTTTCTAGAAGCGACCTTGGAT GCTGCCAAGGACAAGATTAAAAAGATACGATCATTCAGAGATAATCTATTTGCCTCCATTACATTGATACCTTTGCCAACAACTTCAAACAGTATG aaatctgAATGTTTAAACTTTGCTCATCTACTAATAGAAAACATGTCTAAAAACAGAAAACTAGAAAAAATATCTAAAAGTCGAAAATTGGCATTAGAACAAAAATGTCTATATCTTTTAAATGAGATGTCGGAAAACCTGTCCCGATCAGATAACGCCAATCTCGGAGACATAAAAAATGTAGag GCCCTTTtgtcaattttaaaaaagaaactACGAGCCAGGTCGCGAGATTCAACTTTTTTCAATCTGCTTTCATTGTTTATAAGATTGACAGATGAAACTCCATCAACGTGTAGAAATATTGTTGATGCAGAAGGACtgacaattttttgtttgttgcttAAG GAAAAACACTTCAGTTCGTGTGTTGGAGATGTGCTATTAATTTTG AGCAATTTGGCGGAGGAACCAGAAACACGCCAGCACTTCTTGAAGGACAAACACGGGATAGTTGGACATATCCTGAAACTGATGAATTCAAGGGAAACGCCT ACAAGCTACTGCGCCGCTTTGGTCATCTCACGTTTGCTTACAATCGACTTGAAAGAATGGAAGAAACTCACAAACTCTCCTAATTTACGGAATAGGGCACTGTCAGACATg TCTAATTGCGTGATAAAATGGGATACTGCATCAGAAATCGGAATCACATTCAGATCCTTCAAGCCTTTTTATCCACTCCTTCAAAGATATGACGCACCACCGCTCCAACTATTTGCTGTATGGACGATATGGAAGTTTTGTCTGAATCCAG ataaaaaatatcaacaaatacTGATTAATGAGCAAGGTATCGACTATCTACTGGAACTGACAGAAAATCCTTACGCGgacaattttgtgaaaatgttcGCTGTACTTACTCTGAAATTGATTAAACAGCGATTTTTGTGA